From a single Adhaeribacter swui genomic region:
- a CDS encoding argininosuccinate synthase yields the protein MKKVVLAFSGGLDTSYCVKYLAESLNLEIHAAIVNTGGFNEAELKEIERRAYALGVKSFAVLDETDNYYDSCIKYLIFGNVLKNNTYPLSVSAERVSQAVAIANYCKQVGADYVAHGSTGAGNDQVRFDMIFNILIPEVQILTPIRDNKLSRQEEIDFLKSHGVEMNFEKAKYSINKGLWGTSVGGAETLTSYGYLPEEAWPTQVTKQDAEEVTLTFVNGELKGINEEVFENSVTAIQKLTEIAAPFGIGRDIHVGDTIIGIKGRVGFEAAAPILIIKAHHALEKHVLTKWQLYWKDQLAVWYGNLLHEGQFLDPVMRNIEKFLADTQSTVTGKVTVALAPYRYHVVGISSDHDLMSSKFGSYGEMNNAWTGEDVKGFSKIFGNQTMIHHKVNSL from the coding sequence ATGAAAAAAGTAGTTTTAGCTTTTAGTGGTGGCCTGGATACCTCCTATTGCGTTAAATATTTAGCTGAATCCTTAAACCTGGAAATTCACGCGGCCATTGTAAATACCGGTGGTTTTAACGAAGCCGAACTAAAGGAGATTGAAAGAAGAGCCTACGCTTTAGGCGTTAAATCATTTGCTGTTCTGGACGAAACAGATAATTACTACGATTCATGCATTAAGTACCTGATTTTTGGCAATGTTTTAAAAAACAATACCTATCCTCTGTCGGTAAGCGCCGAGCGGGTATCGCAGGCGGTAGCTATTGCCAATTACTGCAAACAAGTGGGCGCCGATTACGTGGCGCACGGCAGCACCGGTGCCGGTAATGACCAGGTGCGGTTCGATATGATTTTTAACATTTTAATTCCGGAAGTTCAAATTTTGACTCCCATCCGGGATAATAAGTTATCGCGCCAGGAAGAAATCGACTTTTTGAAAAGCCACGGCGTAGAAATGAACTTTGAAAAAGCCAAATACTCCATTAATAAAGGGTTATGGGGTACCTCGGTAGGTGGCGCCGAAACTTTAACTTCTTATGGCTATTTGCCCGAAGAAGCCTGGCCCACGCAAGTTACCAAACAAGATGCTGAAGAAGTGACGCTAACCTTTGTAAACGGCGAACTAAAAGGTATTAACGAAGAAGTTTTTGAAAATTCGGTTACCGCCATTCAGAAACTCACCGAAATTGCTGCTCCATTTGGTATTGGCCGCGATATTCACGTGGGCGATACTATTATTGGCATTAAAGGCCGCGTTGGTTTTGAGGCCGCTGCTCCTATTTTAATTATTAAAGCCCACCATGCTTTAGAAAAACACGTGCTAACCAAATGGCAATTATATTGGAAAGATCAACTGGCGGTGTGGTACGGTAATCTGCTGCACGAAGGTCAGTTTTTAGATCCGGTAATGCGCAACATCGAGAAATTCCTGGCCGATACGCAAAGTACGGTTACCGGTAAAGTAACGGTTGCTTTAGCGCCTTATCGCTACCACGTGGTTGGTATTTCTTCTGACCATGATTTAATGTCGTCGAAGTTTGGTTCTTACGGCGAGATGAACAATGCCTGGACCGGCGAAGATGTAAAAGGTTTCTCCAAAATTTTTGGTAATCAAACCATGATTCATCATAAAGTAAACAGCCTTTAA
- a CDS encoding Rossmann-fold NAD(P)-binding domain-containing protein: protein MRNFTSVADVTDINALVNEALELKKNPFAYSQLGKQKTLGLIFLNPSLRTRLSSQKAATNLGMEAIVMNIDKEGWALETRDGVIMNGTTVEHIREAAGVMGQYFDVLGIRSFPGLQNRDEDYSEDILQKFIQFAKIPVVSLESGTRHPLQSLADLITITEHKIKARPKVVLTWAPHVKALPQAVPNSFAEWMSQADVDFVITHPKGYELAEEFTTGATITHNQEEALENADFIYVKNWSAFHDYGKILSTDAAWLLTNDRLKTTNQAKVMHCLPVRRDLELSAEILDGPNSLVIPEAANRVFAAQVVLKKILEANF, encoded by the coding sequence ATGAGAAATTTCACTTCGGTAGCCGATGTAACCGATATAAACGCTTTAGTAAACGAAGCTTTAGAATTAAAGAAAAATCCCTTTGCTTATTCGCAATTAGGTAAACAGAAAACTTTAGGTTTAATTTTCTTAAATCCGAGTCTACGCACCCGCTTAAGTTCCCAAAAAGCCGCTACTAATTTGGGCATGGAAGCCATTGTGATGAATATTGATAAAGAAGGCTGGGCCTTGGAAACCCGGGATGGGGTAATCATGAATGGTACCACCGTAGAACATATCCGGGAAGCGGCCGGGGTAATGGGTCAGTATTTTGATGTGTTGGGTATCAGGTCTTTTCCGGGATTACAAAACCGCGATGAAGATTACAGTGAAGATATTCTGCAAAAGTTTATTCAGTTTGCGAAAATTCCGGTGGTGAGTCTGGAATCGGGCACCCGCCACCCGCTGCAAAGCTTAGCCGATTTAATTACTATTACTGAGCATAAAATTAAAGCCCGACCCAAAGTGGTTTTAACTTGGGCGCCGCACGTAAAAGCTTTACCCCAGGCCGTGCCTAATTCCTTCGCCGAATGGATGAGCCAGGCTGACGTTGATTTTGTGATAACGCACCCCAAAGGTTATGAGCTAGCTGAAGAATTTACCACAGGAGCCACCATTACGCATAACCAGGAAGAAGCGTTGGAAAACGCTGATTTTATCTATGTTAAAAACTGGTCGGCTTTTCATGATTATGGCAAAATTCTGAGCACGGACGCTGCCTGGCTTCTTACTAATGATCGGCTGAAAACAACCAACCAGGCCAAAGTAATGCACTGTTTACCAGTGCGCCGCGACCTGGAACTTTCGGCGGAAATCCTGGATGGGCCAAATTCTTTAGTTATTCCGGAAGCGGCGAACCGGGTGTTTGCGGCACAGGTGGTTTTAAAGAAAATACTGGAAGCAAATTTTTAA
- a CDS encoding M20 family metallo-hydrolase, with amino-acid sequence MPQDSLYEEAVQLLKSLIATESFSRQEENTADILHNFFKKNNIETHRERNNLWAFNKHYHPNKPTILLNSHHDTVKPNKDWTKDPFTPIVEEDKLYGLGSNDAGGCLVALLATFRHYYDQENLAYNLIMAATAEEEVSGVNGIELIIPQLGPIEFAIVGEPTQMHLAIAEKGLMVLDCLAKGTSGHAAREEGDNAIYKALPDINWIQNFKFPVVSELLGPVKMSVTVIKAGTQHNVVPDTCQFTVDVRVTDAYTSEEVLEIIKAHVACDVKPRSMRLKPSRIGKDTPVVQAGLALGRKLYGSPTTSDQALLTVPSLKLGPGDSARSHTADEFIYLSEIQEGITLYIQLLDKIIYE; translated from the coding sequence ATGCCACAAGATAGCCTTTACGAGGAAGCGGTTCAATTATTAAAATCTTTAATTGCGACGGAATCGTTTAGCCGCCAGGAAGAAAATACTGCTGACATTCTTCATAATTTTTTTAAAAAAAATAACATTGAAACGCATCGCGAACGCAACAATCTGTGGGCATTTAACAAACATTACCATCCAAATAAACCAACCATCCTGCTTAACTCGCACCACGATACCGTAAAACCCAACAAGGATTGGACGAAAGATCCGTTTACGCCTATTGTGGAAGAAGATAAGCTGTATGGTTTAGGTAGCAACGATGCCGGCGGGTGCCTGGTAGCATTACTGGCAACTTTCCGGCACTATTACGATCAGGAGAACCTGGCTTATAACCTGATAATGGCCGCTACCGCCGAAGAAGAAGTATCGGGGGTAAATGGGATAGAATTGATTATCCCACAACTGGGCCCTATCGAGTTTGCCATAGTGGGCGAACCAACGCAAATGCACTTAGCCATCGCTGAAAAAGGATTGATGGTATTAGATTGCTTGGCTAAAGGTACTTCGGGGCACGCGGCCCGCGAAGAAGGCGACAATGCGATTTACAAAGCTTTACCGGATATAAACTGGATTCAAAATTTTAAATTTCCAGTGGTTTCCGAGTTATTGGGCCCGGTTAAAATGAGTGTTACCGTGATAAAAGCTGGTACCCAACACAACGTGGTTCCGGATACTTGCCAATTTACGGTGGACGTGCGGGTAACCGATGCTTATACCAGCGAGGAGGTTCTGGAAATTATAAAAGCGCACGTTGCCTGCGATGTAAAGCCCCGCTCCATGCGACTGAAACCTTCGCGTATTGGGAAGGACACTCCGGTGGTGCAAGCGGGTTTAGCTTTAGGTCGAAAATTATACGGTTCCCCCACTACCTCCGACCAGGCTTTGCTCACGGTGCCATCTTTAAAATTAGGGCCCGGCGATTCTGCCCGTTCGCATACCGCCGATGAATTTATTTATCTCTCCGAAATACAGGAAGGAATTACCTTATACATTCAACTTTTAGATAAAATTATTTATGAGTAG
- a CDS encoding GNAT family N-acetyltransferase, with amino-acid sequence MIEDKKTDVPLVTSLPVADDQFIIRVATAADTIWAQTICDEMEASAKSRGTGIAKRSPEYIKLKMLEGKAVVALSKDGEWAGFCYIETWGHGEYVANSGLIVSPNFRKGGLAKRIKQEVFALSRKKYPDSKIFGLTTGLAVMKINSDLGYRPVTYSELTDDEEFWKGCRSCVNFEILTLKERKNCLCTAMLYDPAQERERKIKNLLSDSEESSSDL; translated from the coding sequence ATGATTGAAGATAAAAAAACTGATGTTCCTCTGGTAACTTCTTTGCCAGTAGCCGACGATCAGTTTATTATAAGAGTGGCAACCGCCGCCGATACCATATGGGCGCAAACTATTTGCGACGAAATGGAAGCTTCAGCTAAATCCCGGGGCACGGGCATTGCCAAACGCTCGCCGGAATACATAAAATTAAAAATGCTGGAAGGCAAAGCCGTAGTGGCCCTTAGCAAAGACGGGGAATGGGCCGGTTTCTGTTACATCGAAACCTGGGGTCATGGCGAATACGTGGCTAATTCGGGCTTAATTGTATCTCCCAACTTCCGTAAAGGCGGATTAGCGAAGCGTATAAAACAAGAAGTTTTTGCGCTATCCCGGAAAAAGTACCCGGACTCTAAAATCTTTGGCTTAACTACCGGTTTGGCCGTGATGAAAATTAACTCGGATTTGGGTTATCGTCCGGTTACTTACTCGGAACTTACCGACGACGAAGAATTCTGGAAAGGATGCCGGAGCTGCGTAAATTTTGAAATTTTAACATTAAAGGAGCGCAAAAACTGCTTGTGCACCGCTATGCTTTATGATCCGGCCCAGGAAAGGGAACGCAAAATAAAAAATCTGCTCAGCGACTCCGAAGAATCTTCTTCTGATTTATAA
- the argH gene encoding argininosuccinate lyase codes for MKLWQKNTTTKAEVEQFTVGRDRELDVLLAEFDVLGSLAHTQMLASIGLLDSSDLTILQQELKNIYRDIKAGNFTIEEGVEDVHSQVELLLTKRLGDAGKKIHSGRSRNDQVLLDLKLYIRSEIQKTVESTQALFEQLIKLSEEHKDKLLPGYTHLQIAMPSSFGLWFGAYAESLTDDLLMLQAAYHISNKNPLGSAAGYGSSFPLNRQLTTDLLGFDSLNYNVVYAQMGRGKTERNVASALASLAATLGKMAMDICLYLNQNFSFLSLPDNLTTGSSIMPHKKNPDVFEIMRAKCNKLQALPNEIAFIITNLPSGYHRDLQLVKESFLPAFQELQGCLQMATFMLQNVIVKDNILDDEKYKYLFSVEVVNNEVLKGVPFREAYRNIGLAIEEGNFNPAREVHHTHEGSIGNLCNDQIQQAMAATIAGFNFEQVQLAIAKLVA; via the coding sequence ATGAAACTCTGGCAGAAAAATACGACCACCAAAGCAGAAGTAGAACAATTTACCGTGGGCCGCGACCGCGAACTGGATGTATTACTCGCCGAATTTGATGTACTAGGTTCTTTAGCGCATACCCAAATGCTGGCTTCTATTGGGTTGTTAGATAGCTCCGACCTCACGATTTTACAACAAGAATTAAAAAATATTTACCGGGATATTAAAGCTGGCAATTTTACCATTGAAGAAGGCGTTGAAGACGTCCATTCCCAGGTAGAACTATTGCTAACCAAACGATTAGGTGATGCCGGCAAGAAAATTCATAGTGGCCGTTCGCGCAACGACCAGGTGTTGTTGGATTTAAAGCTGTACATCCGGAGCGAAATTCAAAAAACAGTAGAGAGCACGCAGGCGCTTTTTGAACAATTAATTAAGTTAAGTGAAGAACATAAAGATAAGTTGTTGCCCGGTTATACGCACCTGCAAATTGCCATGCCATCGTCGTTTGGTTTGTGGTTTGGGGCCTACGCCGAAAGCTTAACAGATGATTTATTGATGCTGCAAGCCGCTTACCACATCAGTAATAAAAACCCGCTTGGCTCTGCTGCCGGCTACGGTTCTTCTTTCCCTTTAAACCGGCAACTTACTACCGATTTATTAGGCTTTGATTCTTTAAACTATAATGTAGTTTACGCGCAAATGGGGCGGGGAAAAACCGAAAGAAATGTGGCGTCGGCTTTAGCCTCTCTGGCGGCTACGTTAGGGAAGATGGCCATGGACATTTGCCTGTACTTAAATCAGAATTTTAGTTTCTTAAGTTTACCGGATAATTTAACTACCGGCTCCAGCATTATGCCGCATAAAAAAAATCCGGATGTTTTTGAAATCATGCGGGCCAAATGCAACAAGCTTCAAGCCTTACCCAACGAAATTGCTTTTATCATCACCAACTTACCTTCGGGCTATCACCGCGATTTGCAACTGGTAAAAGAAAGCTTTTTACCGGCCTTTCAGGAACTGCAAGGCTGTTTACAAATGGCCACTTTCATGCTGCAAAATGTAATCGTAAAAGACAATATTCTGGATGATGAAAAGTATAAGTACTTGTTTAGCGTAGAGGTAGTAAATAATGAAGTTTTAAAAGGAGTACCATTCCGGGAAGCTTACCGGAACATTGGTTTGGCCATTGAAGAAGGTAATTTTAATCCCGCCCGCGAAGTGCACCACACCCATGAAGGCAGCATTGGCAACTTGTGCAACGATCAAATACAACAAGCAATGGCTGCAACTATTGCAGGTTTTAATTTTGAACAAGTTCAGTTAGCCATTGCGAAATTGGTGGCCTAG
- the argB gene encoding acetylglutamate kinase, producing the protein MQPLYIIKIGGNIIDAESKLSHFLQHFSQVPGAKILVHGGGKIATEVSKALGIEPQLIDGRRITDAGSLKVVTMVYAGLINKNIVAQLQANKCNAIGLTGADANLIPAKKRQIGAIDYGFVGDVESERVNATILKSILSAGSTPIVAPITHDEAGNLLNTNADTIASTLAVALAKSYAVSLIYCFEKKGVLRDVNDDNSLIPEITPTKYQELRENGIIAQGMIPKMDNALQALQSGVKAVHIAHADDVLTITNHKEPAGTVLHL; encoded by the coding sequence ATGCAACCACTTTATATTATTAAAATTGGCGGCAATATTATTGATGCCGAAAGTAAATTAAGCCACTTCTTGCAGCATTTTTCGCAAGTACCCGGCGCCAAGATATTAGTTCACGGGGGCGGAAAAATAGCGACGGAAGTAAGTAAGGCTTTGGGCATAGAACCACAGTTAATTGATGGTCGCCGGATAACCGATGCCGGTTCTTTAAAGGTGGTTACTATGGTTTACGCCGGATTAATTAACAAAAACATTGTAGCGCAGTTACAAGCAAATAAATGCAATGCCATTGGATTAACCGGCGCCGATGCAAATTTAATTCCGGCAAAAAAAAGACAGATAGGTGCCATTGATTATGGCTTTGTTGGCGATGTTGAATCCGAAAGAGTTAATGCTACTATTCTGAAATCTATCTTGAGTGCTGGTTCAACCCCGATTGTAGCTCCTATTACTCACGATGAAGCCGGTAATTTACTTAACACCAACGCCGATACCATTGCCTCTACCCTGGCGGTTGCCTTGGCTAAGTCGTATGCAGTAAGCTTAATTTACTGCTTCGAGAAAAAAGGAGTTTTGCGGGATGTGAACGACGATAATTCGCTAATCCCTGAAATTACCCCAACTAAATACCAGGAGTTGCGGGAGAATGGGATTATTGCCCAAGGTATGATACCCAAAATGGATAATGCCTTACAAGCTTTACAATCCGGGGTAAAAGCGGTGCACATTGCGCATGCCGATGATGTATTAACGATTACTAACCACAAAGAGCCGGCGGGTACGGTCCTGCACTTGTAA
- the argC gene encoding N-acetyl-gamma-glutamyl-phosphate reductase, giving the protein MNEQKIKVGIVGAAGYTGGELLRLLIFHPQVTIVFAHSNSSGGKPVASVHTDLVGETDLAFSQEMTGDIDVLFLCLGHGVSQKFLAQQSFPASIKIIDLSQDFRVNPTFGDREFTYGLPELGADKIRKAQNIANPGCFATAMQLALLPLAEQGLLHSDVHISGITGSTGAGQSFSETSHFSWRDSNVSAYKVLNHQHLNEMRRTLGTLQINQAIPRINFVPYRGNFTRGILCTSYLTCNWSLEEAYENYRRFYQNAAFTHVTNKNPHVKQVVNTNKCLLYLEKHEDQLVIISLIDNLLKGASGQAVQNMNLLFDLPETTGLLLKPSGF; this is encoded by the coding sequence ATGAATGAGCAAAAAATAAAAGTAGGCATTGTGGGGGCCGCTGGATATACCGGCGGAGAACTTTTGCGCTTGCTCATTTTTCATCCGCAGGTTACCATTGTTTTTGCCCATAGCAACAGCAGTGGCGGCAAACCCGTGGCTTCGGTGCATACCGATTTAGTGGGTGAAACCGACCTGGCATTTAGCCAGGAGATGACCGGCGATATTGACGTGTTATTTTTATGCTTAGGCCACGGAGTTTCGCAGAAGTTTTTAGCGCAGCAATCTTTCCCCGCCAGTATAAAAATAATCGACTTAAGTCAGGACTTCCGGGTAAATCCTACGTTTGGGGATCGGGAATTTACTTATGGTTTGCCCGAACTGGGCGCCGATAAAATCCGGAAGGCGCAGAACATTGCCAATCCGGGTTGCTTTGCCACGGCCATGCAGTTAGCTTTACTCCCTTTAGCGGAGCAAGGATTACTGCATTCGGATGTACATATCAGCGGCATAACCGGCTCTACTGGGGCGGGACAGAGTTTTTCTGAGACCAGCCATTTTAGCTGGCGCGATAGCAATGTTTCGGCTTATAAAGTTTTAAATCACCAGCATTTAAACGAAATGCGCCGGACCTTGGGAACTTTGCAAATCAACCAAGCTATTCCCCGCATTAACTTTGTGCCCTACCGCGGCAATTTTACCCGTGGTATATTATGCACCTCCTACTTAACATGTAACTGGAGCCTCGAAGAAGCTTACGAAAACTACAGGCGGTTTTACCAGAATGCCGCTTTCACCCACGTCACGAATAAAAATCCGCACGTGAAGCAAGTGGTAAATACAAACAAATGTTTGCTCTACCTCGAAAAACACGAAGATCAATTGGTTATTATCAGCTTAATTGATAACCTTTTGAAAGGAGCTTCGGGGCAGGCAGTTCAAAACATGAACTTGCTTTTTGACTTGCCGGAAACAACTGGACTGTTGTTAAAGCCATCCGGATTTTAA
- a CDS encoding PAS domain-containing sensor histidine kinase, translating into MADSGAFEIDGKFRALVENTSDTIVIADDLNNIIFSNNKIFSTFGYLPEEVLQKPLTILLPPPYRDIYAIEFSRFIKNYKAKAFNPITEVLGYCKDGTIIPAEISLAVWEEANGHVYSSVIIRDVSERKKWEDNLEKERDFLQAILDNAEDSIIGCDENGEITYFNHSARNKKLISAQPDRKKNWFNHYQFYYPGNDQPIPLHDTPLFRALRGEEVKNQEILVKAEDNTCFVLLANGRQIVSKNGVVRGAVIVIQDITMRRENRKNLLDKNRELSQAYSDLKEAEQKLKEANTLLESRVAARTEELLAKNQELNLTNAALQKLNINLDNFIHIASHDLKVPITNLEALLKILESSIGNTNEDALEILEKIEISVARLKKSVKAVGEVAKVQKQLEYQTEHIDLPELVIEITESIAEQLNDVQLSYDFSACDTIYFSYVNLKSIVSNLITNAIKYRSPDRAPMIKIYTERVADGVTLAIQDNGLGIDLNKNGNKLFSMFSRLHDHVEGSGIGLYIIKRIIENSGGYITVSSELGVGSTFTVFFLNQV; encoded by the coding sequence ATGGCAGATAGCGGCGCGTTTGAAATAGATGGTAAATTCCGGGCCTTAGTTGAAAATACGTCAGATACCATAGTTATTGCGGATGATTTAAATAATATCATCTTCAGCAATAATAAAATCTTTTCTACTTTTGGTTACCTGCCCGAAGAAGTTTTGCAAAAGCCTTTAACTATTCTGTTGCCTCCACCTTACCGCGATATTTACGCCATTGAATTTTCGAGGTTTATAAAAAATTACAAAGCCAAGGCATTTAACCCCATTACGGAAGTACTGGGCTATTGTAAAGATGGTACTATTATTCCGGCAGAAATATCGCTGGCCGTTTGGGAAGAAGCAAATGGGCACGTTTATTCTTCGGTAATAATCAGAGATGTATCGGAACGTAAAAAATGGGAAGATAACCTGGAAAAAGAGCGCGACTTTTTACAAGCCATCTTGGATAACGCCGAAGATTCTATTATTGGCTGCGATGAAAACGGGGAAATTACCTATTTCAATCATTCAGCCCGGAATAAAAAACTTATTTCGGCTCAACCCGACAGAAAGAAAAATTGGTTTAACCATTATCAGTTTTATTACCCGGGCAACGATCAACCCATTCCTCTGCACGATACTCCTTTGTTCCGGGCTTTAAGAGGCGAAGAAGTTAAAAACCAGGAAATCCTGGTTAAAGCAGAGGATAATACGTGTTTTGTTTTACTGGCGAACGGACGCCAGATTGTAAGTAAAAACGGCGTAGTGCGGGGAGCCGTAATTGTTATTCAGGACATAACCATGCGCCGGGAAAACCGGAAAAACTTACTGGACAAAAACCGGGAATTATCGCAAGCGTACAGCGATTTAAAAGAAGCCGAACAAAAGTTAAAAGAAGCGAATACCTTATTGGAGTCGCGCGTAGCAGCCCGTACCGAAGAACTTTTAGCTAAAAATCAAGAACTTAACCTTACCAACGCCGCTTTACAGAAACTGAACATTAACCTGGATAATTTTATTCATATAGCTTCCCACGATTTAAAAGTACCCATCACCAACTTGGAGGCTTTGCTTAAAATTTTAGAATCAAGTATTGGCAATACCAACGAAGATGCTCTGGAAATACTGGAGAAAATTGAAATATCGGTGGCCCGCCTGAAAAAATCGGTAAAGGCTGTAGGCGAAGTAGCTAAAGTACAAAAACAATTAGAGTACCAAACCGAACATATTGATCTGCCAGAACTTGTAATTGAAATTACCGAAAGTATTGCGGAACAATTAAACGATGTCCAATTAAGTTATGATTTTTCGGCTTGCGATACTATCTATTTTTCCTATGTAAATTTAAAAAGTATTGTATCTAACCTGATTACCAACGCCATTAAATACCGATCACCGGACCGGGCTCCCATGATAAAAATTTATACCGAAAGAGTAGCAGATGGGGTTACTTTAGCTATTCAGGATAACGGTTTAGGAATTGATTTAAATAAAAACGGGAATAAGTTATTTTCCATGTTTTCCCGCTTACACGACCACGTAGAAGGTTCCGGAATAGGCTTATACATTATTAAACGGATTATTGAAAATAGCGGCGGCTACATCACTGTCAGCAGCGAATTAGGAGTAGGGTCTACCTTCACCGTTTTTTTTTTAAATCAAGTTTGA
- the proC gene encoding pyrroline-5-carboxylate reductase, which produces MSSATNQNNIAILGGGNIGIALAKGLVKSGKYESSQVTITRRNVRSLQELSSQGFQATDNNSLAVRQSSVVVIAVLPQQLDTLLDAIREEVNPETHVLISVASGVTVADITNRLGKPVQVVRAMPNTAIAIQESMTCLASNNASKENMALVKELFDTVGETIEIHEELMTSATALCACGIAFFLRSIRAASQGGTEIGFHAAEALHMAAQTAKGAAALLLATGNHPEGEIDKVTSPKGCTIAGLNEMEHAGFSSAMIKGIRLSAIKAGDLYVKSN; this is translated from the coding sequence ATGTCTTCTGCTACTAATCAAAACAACATAGCCATTTTGGGTGGCGGCAATATCGGAATTGCTTTGGCCAAAGGTTTGGTAAAATCCGGTAAATACGAATCAAGTCAGGTTACAATTACCCGCCGGAACGTACGTTCGCTGCAAGAATTATCCAGCCAGGGTTTTCAGGCTACGGATAATAATTCGCTGGCCGTTCGGCAATCTAGCGTAGTAGTAATTGCGGTTTTACCTCAGCAATTGGATACTTTACTGGATGCTATCCGGGAAGAAGTAAATCCTGAAACCCACGTGTTAATTTCGGTAGCTTCGGGGGTTACCGTAGCCGATATTACCAACCGTTTGGGTAAACCGGTGCAGGTAGTACGAGCCATGCCCAACACCGCCATTGCAATTCAGGAATCCATGACTTGCCTGGCCTCCAACAATGCTTCCAAAGAAAACATGGCCTTGGTTAAAGAGTTGTTTGATACGGTAGGCGAAACCATTGAAATTCACGAAGAATTAATGACCTCGGCTACGGCTTTATGCGCCTGCGGCATTGCGTTCTTTCTCCGTTCCATCCGGGCGGCCTCGCAAGGTGGTACCGAAATTGGTTTTCACGCGGCGGAAGCCTTACACATGGCGGCGCAAACCGCCAAAGGAGCGGCCGCTCTGTTATTAGCTACCGGTAACCACCCGGAAGGCGAAATTGATAAAGTTACCTCGCCTAAAGGTTGCACCATTGCCGGCTTAAACGAAATGGAACACGCGGGCTTCAGCTCGGCCATGATTAAAGGCATTCGTTTATCGGCCATAAAAGCCGGTGATTTGTACGTAAAATCAAACTAA
- a CDS encoding aspartate aminotransferase family protein, protein MKLFDVYPLFDITPVKAQGSYLWDESGTKYLDLYGGHAVISIGHSHPQYVQKITDQLAQIGFYSNSVKIPQQEELATKLGELCGYPDYNLFLINSGAEANENALKVASFYNGRKKVLAFTKAFHGRTSAAVAITPDPSILAPLNANHETVFLPFNDLQALKNLKNPEDICAVIIEGIQGVGGVNIPSPEFLQALRTFCDAHNAVLILDEIQSGYGRSGKFFAHQHSNVQADIVTVAKGMGNGFPVAGVLIHPKFQAKHGMLGTTFGGNYLACAAAIAVLDVIKEENLLANAAEMGNYLMQNLSGFDGIAEIRGQGLMVGVELPDNAAPIRKQLLEEHHIFLGSSSNKNTIRILPALNLQKQEADLFLDAFQAVLAKTYAL, encoded by the coding sequence ATGAAATTATTCGATGTATATCCACTTTTTGATATTACTCCGGTAAAGGCTCAAGGATCTTACCTGTGGGACGAATCGGGCACCAAATATTTAGACCTTTACGGCGGCCACGCGGTTATTTCTATTGGCCATAGCCATCCGCAATACGTGCAAAAAATTACGGACCAGCTAGCGCAAATTGGTTTTTACTCTAATTCTGTTAAAATTCCGCAGCAAGAAGAACTGGCTACGAAGCTGGGGGAACTATGCGGTTATCCCGATTACAATTTATTTTTAATAAACTCCGGTGCCGAAGCCAACGAGAATGCTTTAAAAGTAGCCTCATTTTACAACGGACGAAAAAAAGTTTTAGCCTTTACGAAAGCGTTTCATGGCCGTACTTCGGCTGCCGTGGCCATTACGCCCGATCCCTCTATTTTGGCTCCCTTAAATGCCAATCATGAAACTGTGTTTTTGCCGTTTAATGACCTGCAAGCACTAAAAAATTTAAAAAACCCGGAAGATATTTGCGCGGTAATCATTGAAGGCATTCAAGGTGTGGGTGGCGTAAATATTCCTTCACCGGAGTTTTTGCAGGCACTACGTACTTTCTGCGATGCGCATAATGCTGTATTAATCCTCGATGAGATTCAATCGGGTTATGGCCGTTCGGGTAAATTCTTTGCCCACCAACACAGCAACGTGCAGGCCGATATTGTAACAGTGGCGAAAGGTATGGGCAACGGTTTTCCGGTAGCGGGCGTGTTAATTCATCCCAAGTTTCAGGCAAAACACGGTATGTTAGGCACCACCTTTGGGGGGAATTACTTGGCTTGTGCGGCCGCTATTGCGGTGTTAGATGTAATTAAAGAAGAAAATTTATTGGCGAATGCCGCCGAAATGGGCAACTACCTAATGCAAAATCTTAGCGGCTTTGATGGAATTGCCGAAATACGCGGTCAGGGCTTAATGGTTGGGGTAGAATTACCGGATAATGCCGCTCCTATCCGCAAACAATTACTGGAAGAGCATCATATTTTCTTGGGTTCTTCTTCAAATAAAAATACCATCCGTATATTGCCGGCCTTAAACCTGCAAAAACAAGAAGCTGATTTATTCCTGGACGCTTTTCAGGCGGTATTGGCAAAAACCTACGCACTATGA